From a region of the Methanobacterium petrolearium genome:
- a CDS encoding AsnC family protein, whose protein sequence is MVSKMKENEKKIDTVEIDDIDRKIISLFNEDGRMSYRKIAKRL, encoded by the coding sequence ATGGTGAGTAAGATGAAAGAAAATGAAAAAAAGATAGATACAGTGGAAATTGATGATATAGATCGTAAAATCATTAGTTTGTTTAACGAAGATGGTAGAATGTCTTATAGAAAGATCGCCAAACGTCTTG